A DNA window from Candidatus Hydrogenedentota bacterium contains the following coding sequences:
- a CDS encoding amino acid ABC transporter ATP-binding protein: MAAAEQAAPLISVERLTKSFDGHPVLRDVTLRIEEGDLVSVIGPSGCGKTTLLRCINCLELLDSGRVCVAGVALERQDRHSQPDRLFADQAHRLRAEVGMVFQSLNLFPHKTILENIILAPMIVKNEPKDAAVANARRLLAKVGLSKHENRHPHQLSGGQQQRAAIARALAMNPKVMLYDEPTSALDPELVDEVLQVMRDLDNEGMTQVVVTHEMRFARNASDYIVYMEHGEIVEISDEDEIFINPKDDRTRRFLRQYMETA; this comes from the coding sequence ATGGCAGCAGCAGAGCAGGCCGCCCCCCTCATCTCGGTGGAGCGGCTGACCAAATCCTTCGACGGGCATCCCGTGCTGCGGGACGTCACCCTCCGGATCGAGGAGGGCGACCTGGTGTCCGTCATCGGCCCGTCGGGCTGCGGCAAGACCACCCTGCTCCGGTGCATCAACTGCCTGGAGCTGCTGGACTCGGGCCGCGTGTGCGTGGCCGGGGTCGCCCTGGAGCGCCAGGACCGCCACAGCCAGCCGGACCGCCTCTTCGCGGACCAGGCGCACCGGCTCCGCGCGGAGGTGGGCATGGTGTTCCAGTCGCTGAACCTCTTTCCGCACAAGACGATCCTGGAGAACATCATCCTCGCGCCGATGATCGTGAAAAACGAGCCGAAGGACGCGGCCGTGGCGAACGCCCGGCGGCTGCTGGCGAAGGTGGGGCTGTCCAAGCACGAGAACCGCCACCCGCACCAGCTCTCCGGCGGGCAGCAGCAGCGCGCGGCCATCGCCCGCGCCCTCGCCATGAACCCCAAGGTCATGCTCTACGACGAGCCCACCTCGGCCCTCGACCCCGAGCTGGTGGACGAGGTGCTCCAGGTCATGCGCGACCTGGACAACGAGGGCATGACGCAGGTCGTCGTGACGCACGAGATGCGCTTCGCCCGGAACGCCTCCGACTACATCGTCTACATGGAGCACGGGGAGATCGTCGAGATATCCGACGAGGATGAGATTTTCATCAACCCCAAGGATGACCGGACCCGCCGCTTCCTGCGGCAGTACATGGAGACGGCATGA
- the greA gene encoding transcription elongation factor GreA, whose translation MEKLYVSAEGLERMKADLAELNERRIRVADAIEHARSLGDLSENAEYHSAKEEQAMVHARIRDLGDKIARSVVRDTADMDMSRVYTGATVRVLNLKTNQESVYQLVSPVEADLMAGKLSTQSPIGKALMGLAAGEEAVAQVPAGELSLRVVDISY comes from the coding sequence ATGGAAAAACTGTATGTGTCCGCGGAGGGGCTGGAGAGGATGAAGGCGGACCTGGCGGAGCTTAATGAGCGGCGGATCCGGGTGGCGGACGCCATTGAGCACGCGCGGAGCCTGGGGGACCTGAGCGAAAACGCGGAGTACCATTCGGCGAAGGAGGAGCAGGCGATGGTGCACGCGCGGATCCGCGACCTGGGGGACAAGATCGCGCGGTCGGTGGTGCGGGACACGGCGGACATGGACATGTCGCGGGTGTACACGGGGGCGACAGTGCGGGTGCTGAACCTGAAGACGAACCAGGAGAGCGTGTACCAGCTCGTGAGCCCGGTGGAGGCGGACCTGATGGCGGGCAAGCTCTCCACGCAGTCGCCCATCGGCAAGGCGCTCATGGGCCTGGCGGCGGGCGAGGAGGCGGTGGCCCAGGTGCCCGCGGGCGAGCTTTCCCTGCGGGTGGTGGACATCAGTTATTAA